The genomic window TGTAATCATTACTATACCGATAACTCTTGATACAATAATATTGTCTTCCTTATTTTCCCTTTCTTTGGGAAATAATTCCTTTTTTTTATTAAAAGTAGAAAGAAATAATATTGTTGTCAAAATAAATAATAATATTATTGTAGTTTGAGGGTAACTTCTTGATTGAATTGAGAATGATAGTGAAAGATAAAAATATAAACCACAAAATATAAATAATATAATAGATATTATTCTATCTCCTTTTCCTTTCATCTGTATAACTCCTGTTTTTGTTAAAACTTAATTTATGACTTAACTTACCGTTCAAATAATATTGAACCATTATAGGGGGGGAAAAATTAATTTATTCTTTTGATTATGATATTTACCAAGGGTTTTCCTTGTAATCTTTTTTCATCATCTCATTTTCTCTATTCGCCATTTCACTGAAATCATCACCAACTATTAAGTCAATAGGCATTTTCGTTTCCTCTGCTTTTTTAATAAAATCAGGACTTGCTACTGCTTTTTTGATTGCATCGATTAAAACATCTCTAATCTCTTGAGGTAAACCTTTTGGACCCACAAGACCTCTTTTATTAGATAAAATTATATTGAATCCTTGCTCTTTAAAAGTAGGTACATCTGGAAGTAATGCGCTACGCTCCTCTGTCAATATTCCAAGCACTTTTAATTTACCAGCTTTCACCAAAGGAAATACTTCCGAAACATTTAACATTCCCGAATTAATATGGTTTCCTAACA from Candidatus Atribacteria bacterium includes these protein-coding regions:
- a CDS encoding tripartite tricarboxylate transporter TctB family protein: MKGKGDRIISIILFIFCGLYFYLSLSFSIQSRSYPQTTIILLFILTTILFLSTFNKKKELFPKERENKEDNIIVSRVIGIVMITFSYIFLIDKIGFFTITEFFLVGVMYFLGIRSYKILLFVPSLFTLLLFIGFRLLLEVSTPIGILF